The following are encoded together in the Daucus carota subsp. sativus chromosome 5, DH1 v3.0, whole genome shotgun sequence genome:
- the LOC108222569 gene encoding F-box protein At4g11590-like, translating into MSNLTDDLWFEIFLRLPVKDLLASKCVCKSWLSNISSRRFVTDHLRRSISSGEDDETLIVHHSVNLELQGWGPFSLTHLTSGDVLEQLDYPYSEGYYSSGPTSSRILGSNCGIVCVLVEHGRRYDIYLWNPATKLSKLVPSQAEGRLLKQQIIGFGFDQKDFDCKVVEIVFSSTSVYSSNRNAWRKMYPIKQILPIDVPFVALEVCLHGFLLTTGHKGMMAFDLNKEVFIYDIKLPVDPEDTCIAEYYDSIAVMMCERSENKVKLWTLDDEACLSGGGVEASWTMKLSFDVGDQHFYRPQGIFNSVEFILVDYRYNRFLYNPYKQAPTNLRRTTSWEIFNHKKSLFPVAGSKPVKWTASPWRQLQLEWDYNVEKDEESISTDDDKSHDD; encoded by the coding sequence ATGAGCAATTTAACAGATGACCTCTGGTTTGAGATTTTCCTCCGCCTTCCGGTGAAGGATCTACTTGCATCCAAGTGTGTTTGCAAATCCTGGCTGTCCAACATTTCGAGCCGTCGTTTCGTCACAGATCATCTCCGTCGCTCAATCTCAAGTGGGGAGGATGATGAAACTCTTATCGTTCATCATTCAGTAAATCTAGAACTACAAGGCTGGGGCCCTTTTTCACTCACCCACCTCACTTCTGGCGACGTTTTAGAACAACTCGACTATCCTTACTCTGAAGGTTACTATTCTTCTGGACCAACATCTTCTAGAATTTTGGGTTCTAATTGTGGCATTGTTTGTGTTCTTGTTGAGCATGGAAGGAGATATGATATTTACCTTTGGAACCCTGCTACAAAACTCTCCAAACTAGTTCCCTCTCAAGCCGAAGGTCGCCTCTTAAAGCAGCAGATTATAGGCTTTGGTTTTGATCAGAAAGATTTTGATTGTAAAGTTGTTGAAATTGTATTCTCCTCTACTTCAGTGTATTCTTCAAACAGGAATGCTTGGCGAAAGATGTATCCAATTAAGCAAATTCTGCCCATCGATGTTCCCTTTGTAGCGTTAGAAGTATGCTTGCACGGATTTTTGTTAACAACGGGACATAAAGGTATGATGGCTTTTGATCTAAACAAGGAggtatttatttatgatattaagcTCCCTGTAGATCCTGAAGACACTTGCATTGCTGAATATTATGATTCAATTGCTGTTATGATGTGTGAACGATCTGAAAATAAGGTGAAATTGTGGACATTGGATGATGAAGCATGCCTTAGTGGTGGTGGAGTAGAGGCATCGTGGACTATGAAGCTCAGTTTTGATGTAGGTGATCAGCATTTTTATCGTCCTCAGGGAATTTTCAACAGCGTTGAGTTCATACTGGTTGATTATAGATACAACCGGTTTCTTTATAACCCCTACAAGCAAGCGCCGACAAATCTTCGCCGTACTACCTCCTGGGAGATTTTCAACCATAAAAAGAGCCTTTTTCCAGTTGCAGGGTCCAAACCAGTCAAGTGGACTGCTTCACCTTGGAGGCAGCTGCAACTTGAGTGGGACTACAATGTGGAAAAGGATGAAGAAAGTatctcaactgatgatgataAAAGTCATGATGATTAG
- the LOC108221352 gene encoding putative germin-like protein 2-1, which translates to MAGLLIFVGLIALSSSLAMAADHSPLQDFCVAESNSQVLLNGLACKKASTVEASDFSFSGLHLAGNTSNAVGSRVTLVSATQIPGLNTLGISLARIDYAPWGINPPHAHPRATEILTVMEGSLEVGFITSNPDNRLISKILNKGDVFVFPIGLVHYQKNVGNGKAMAIAGLSSQNPGVITIANAVFGSKPDISTDILVRALQVDKSIITRTQAIF; encoded by the exons atggcAGGTTTACTCATCTTTGTAGGGCTTATAGCTCTTTCCTCCTCATTGGCCATGGCTGCTGACCATAGTCCTCTTCAAGATTTCTGCGTTGCTGAATCCAATAGCCAAG TTCTTCTGAATGGTCTGGCGTGTAAGAAAGCAAGCACGGTAGAAGCCAGTGACTTCTCCTTCAGTGGACTTCACTTAGCAGGCAACACAAGCAATGCAGTTGGATCAAGGGTAACTCTGGTTTCCGCTACTCAAATTCCTGGACTCAACACGCTTGGAATCTCTCTCGCCCGCATTGACTATGCACCATGGGGCATCAACCCACCTCACGCCCATCCTCGTGCCACTGAAATCCTGACCGTCATGGAAGGCAGCCTTGAAGTTGGATTCATCACCTCCAATCCCGACAATCGTTTGATCTCAAAGATTCTGAACAAGGGTGATGTTTTTGTGTTCCCCATCGGTCTCGTACATTACCAGAAAAATGTAGGAAATGGTAAAGCAATGGCTATTGCCGGACTTAGCAGCCAAAATCCAGGAGTGATTACTATCGCAAATGCAGTGTTCGGTTCTAAGCCGGACATATCAACTGATATACTCGTCAGGGCTTTGCAGGTGGACAAGAGCATCATCACCAGGACCCAGgctatattttaa